The Lachnospiraceae bacterium oral taxon 500 genome window below encodes:
- a CDS encoding isoleucine--tRNA ligase, protein MYQKVSTKLNFVDREKAILDFWQKNHIFEKSIAEKEGHPIYTFYDGPPTANGKPHIGHVLTRVIKDLIPRYRTMKGQCVPRKAGWDTHGLPVELEVERELGIDGKEQILDYGLEPFIQKCKESVWKYKGMWEDFSGTVGFWADMEDPYVTYHNEYIESVWWSLKQIWEKDLLYKGHKIVPYCPRCGTALSSHEVALGYKDVTEETVIVKFKVKDEENTYFLAWTTTPWTLPSNVALAVNPAESYVKAEKDSSYYILAEALLETVLGESAKVVERYTGKELEYRQYEPLFTYAAVKEKAFYVTCADFVTLTDGTGIVHIAPAFGEDDSKVGRAYGLPFVQLVTEKGEFPAGTPWTGMFVKKADPLIIQQLKDEGKLLSAQEHTHSYPHCWRCDTPLLYYAKDTWFIAMTKVREDLIRNNNTINWIPENIGKRRFGDWLENVVDWGLSRDRFWGTPLPVWECECGHRHAIGSIAELKSMSKDCPDNIELHRPFIDEVHITCEKCGKDMTRVLPVIDCWYDSGAMPFAQWHYPFENQEKFKQSFPADFISEAVDQTRGWFYSLLAISTLVFNQAPYKNVIVLGHVQDENGQKMSKSKGNAVDPFEALATYGADAIRWYFYNNSMPWLPNKFSGEAVTEGQRKFMGTLWNTYAFYVLYAEIDQFNPMNYPNWDKTALGCMDKWLLSKLNTLVSYVDQQMEQYRITECTRAMTDFVDELSNWYVRRSRERFWQKDMPQDKIDAYMTLYTTLVTLAKLSAPFVPFIAEDIYCNLVAGLDPNAPVSVHLCDFPAVDQRLLHPDIEQQMEIVLNAVVLSRACRNNANIKNRQPLAKMYLKLKENLAPEFLDIIKDELNVKEICITSEVRDFTTYQFKPQLRTVGPKYGKLLGKIQNALKEVDGNAAMDELKANGSLRFDFDGEEVKLAEEDLLIESVKQEGYESAGNQEMTVVLDTKLTPELVEEGYVREIISKVQTMRKEADFEVTDHITFYYGENAKLTAIVQKYAELIQEEVLADELKAGAGTPAAYQKEWDINGETVLFAVERR, encoded by the coding sequence ATGTATCAAAAGGTTTCAACAAAGCTGAACTTTGTTGACAGAGAAAAAGCGATTCTTGATTTTTGGCAGAAAAATCATATTTTTGAAAAGAGCATTGCAGAAAAAGAGGGGCATCCTATTTATACTTTTTATGATGGCCCGCCGACTGCCAACGGCAAGCCCCATATCGGCCATGTGCTGACCAGAGTAATCAAAGACCTGATCCCCCGTTACCGGACGATGAAAGGGCAGTGCGTTCCGCGCAAAGCCGGCTGGGATACGCATGGTTTGCCGGTGGAACTGGAAGTAGAAAGAGAACTGGGAATTGACGGCAAAGAGCAGATTTTAGACTATGGCCTGGAGCCGTTTATTCAAAAATGTAAGGAAAGCGTGTGGAAGTATAAGGGCATGTGGGAGGATTTCAGTGGCACCGTTGGATTTTGGGCGGATATGGAAGACCCCTATGTTACCTATCATAATGAATATATTGAATCCGTGTGGTGGTCGCTCAAGCAGATCTGGGAAAAAGATTTGCTGTACAAAGGACATAAGATTGTGCCCTACTGCCCGCGTTGCGGTACGGCGCTGTCTTCGCATGAGGTGGCACTTGGTTACAAGGATGTAACGGAAGAAACGGTAATCGTCAAGTTTAAGGTCAAGGACGAGGAAAATACTTATTTTCTGGCGTGGACGACTACGCCGTGGACGCTGCCGAGCAACGTGGCGCTGGCGGTCAACCCGGCGGAAAGCTATGTCAAAGCGGAAAAAGACAGCAGTTATTATATTTTGGCGGAAGCGCTGCTGGAGACGGTACTGGGTGAAAGCGCCAAGGTGGTGGAACGGTATACCGGCAAGGAACTGGAATATCGGCAGTATGAACCGCTTTTTACCTATGCGGCGGTTAAAGAAAAAGCCTTTTATGTTACCTGTGCCGATTTTGTTACGCTGACCGACGGTACCGGTATCGTTCATATTGCACCGGCGTTCGGTGAGGATGACTCCAAGGTCGGCAGAGCCTATGGCTTGCCCTTTGTCCAATTAGTCACGGAAAAAGGAGAGTTTCCGGCGGGCACGCCGTGGACGGGAATGTTTGTTAAAAAAGCCGATCCCTTAATCATCCAGCAGCTGAAAGATGAGGGCAAGCTCCTGTCGGCTCAGGAGCATACGCACAGCTATCCGCACTGCTGGCGCTGCGATACGCCGCTGCTGTATTATGCCAAGGACACATGGTTTATTGCCATGACTAAGGTGCGGGAAGATTTGATTCGCAACAACAATACGATTAATTGGATTCCGGAAAATATCGGCAAGCGCCGCTTTGGTGACTGGCTGGAAAATGTGGTTGACTGGGGCTTAAGCCGTGACCGCTTCTGGGGTACGCCGCTGCCGGTTTGGGAATGTGAATGCGGCCATCGGCACGCGATTGGCAGTATTGCCGAGCTAAAGAGTATGAGCAAGGACTGCCCGGACAACATTGAACTGCATCGTCCTTTTATTGACGAAGTGCATATTACCTGTGAAAAGTGCGGAAAGGATATGACTCGGGTACTGCCGGTCATTGACTGTTGGTATGATTCGGGTGCTATGCCGTTTGCCCAGTGGCATTATCCGTTTGAAAATCAGGAAAAGTTTAAGCAAAGTTTCCCGGCGGATTTTATCAGCGAGGCGGTCGACCAGACCAGAGGCTGGTTTTATTCACTGCTGGCGATTTCCACGCTGGTCTTTAATCAGGCGCCGTATAAAAACGTAATTGTTTTAGGCCATGTTCAGGATGAAAACGGGCAAAAGATGTCCAAGTCCAAGGGCAACGCGGTTGATCCGTTTGAAGCGCTGGCCACCTATGGCGCGGACGCAATCCGCTGGTATTTTTACAATAACAGCATGCCCTGGCTGCCCAACAAGTTCAGCGGCGAAGCAGTGACGGAAGGGCAGCGCAAGTTTATGGGCACGCTGTGGAATACCTATGCTTTTTATGTACTGTATGCGGAAATTGACCAGTTCAACCCGATGAATTATCCGAATTGGGATAAGACGGCGCTCGGCTGCATGGACAAGTGGCTCCTCTCCAAGCTGAATACCTTGGTCAGCTATGTCGATCAGCAGATGGAGCAGTACCGGATCACCGAATGCACCCGGGCGATGACGGATTTTGTGGATGAACTGAGCAACTGGTATGTCCGCCGCAGCCGTGAGCGCTTCTGGCAGAAGGATATGCCGCAGGATAAGATTGATGCCTATATGACCTTATACACCACGCTGGTGACCTTAGCGAAGCTCTCCGCACCATTTGTGCCTTTTATTGCTGAGGATATTTATTGCAATCTGGTAGCAGGTCTTGACCCGAACGCGCCGGTCAGCGTGCATTTGTGCGATTTCCCGGCAGTTGATCAAAGACTGCTGCATCCGGATATTGAGCAGCAAATGGAGATTGTGCTGAACGCGGTTGTATTAAGCCGCGCCTGCCGCAATAATGCCAATATTAAGAACCGGCAGCCGTTAGCCAAGATGTATCTGAAGCTGAAAGAAAACTTAGCGCCGGAGTTTTTGGACATCATTAAGGATGAGCTGAATGTCAAGGAGATTTGCATTACCAGTGAAGTGCGGGATTTTACAACGTATCAGTTTAAGCCGCAGCTGCGGACGGTCGGCCCGAAATACGGCAAGCTCCTTGGTAAGATTCAAAACGCGCTGAAAGAAGTAGACGGCAATGCCGCGATGGATGAGCTGAAAGCCAATGGCAGCTTGCGTTTTGACTTTGATGGCGAGGAAGTAAAGCTGGCCGAGGAAGATCTCTTAATTGAGTCAGTCAAGCAGGAGGGCTATGAGTCGGCCGGAAATCAGGAGATGACGGTTGTGCTCGATACCAAGCTGACGCCGGAACTGGTGGAAGAGGGTTATGTCCGCGAAATTATCAGCAAGGTGCAAACGATGCGGAAAGAAGCGGATTTTGAGGTAACCGATCACATTACTTTCTATTATGGGGAAAATGCCAAGCTGACAGCCATTGTTCAAAAATATGCAGAGCTGATTCAGGAAGAAGTGCTGGCCGATGAATTAAAAGCCGGCGCGGGCACGCCGGCGGCATATCAGAAAGAATGGGATATCAATGGAGAAACGGTGCTGTTTGCGGTAGAAAGGCGCTGA
- a CDS encoding YheO-like PAS domain protein produces the protein MKFKKSEQESAKEYLLEKYLPLLDFLAEVLGKDTEIVLHNAKELDQSIIAIRNGHVTGRQVGHPATNLVLKLIKQGHNQKTPYICNYTSRSKLTSGGNQIRSSSYFIKKDGDIIGILCINRDITKYQLLFDNIAEIQKDFAIDDFAFSDEVKETFTSNIQDVIANELAVFHKDVTTAALTQAEKMTIVKELQKQGIFLLKGAVKEVAKTLQTSEPTIYRYLQNLSHK, from the coding sequence ATGAAATTCAAAAAATCGGAACAGGAAAGCGCCAAAGAATATTTGCTGGAAAAGTATTTGCCTTTGCTTGACTTTTTGGCTGAGGTTCTGGGAAAAGATACTGAGATTGTGCTGCATAACGCCAAAGAGCTGGATCAGTCCATCATTGCTATCCGCAATGGCCATGTGACCGGCCGGCAGGTTGGCCACCCCGCCACCAATCTGGTTCTAAAGCTGATTAAACAAGGGCATAATCAAAAGACTCCCTATATCTGTAACTATACTTCCCGGAGCAAGCTGACCAGCGGCGGCAATCAGATCCGCTCCTCCAGCTATTTTATCAAAAAAGACGGCGATATCATCGGCATCCTCTGTATCAACCGGGATATTACCAAGTACCAGTTGTTATTTGACAATATTGCCGAAATCCAAAAAGATTTTGCAATCGATGATTTTGCTTTCAGTGATGAAGTCAAAGAAACCTTTACTTCCAATATTCAGGATGTCATCGCCAATGAACTGGCCGTCTTTCATAAAGACGTAACCACTGCTGCCCTGACTCAAGCCGAGAAAATGACGATTGTCAAAGAACTGCAAAAACAAGGGATTTTCCTGCTAAAAGGTGCGGTTAAAGAAGTCGCCAAGACGCTGCAGACATCCGAACCCACTATTTACCGGTATTTGCAAAACCTCTCGCATAAATGA
- a CDS encoding fructokinase: protein MYIGGIEAGGTKVNCAVGTTDGRIIDQTQFPTTTPQETIAQMLNYFADKEIGSLGVASFGPIDPNPASPTYGYILDTPKPHWSHYNLLADIKRALPVPVFFDTDVNGAALAEHYWGAAKGLSACVYLTVGTGIGGGAYVDGKLIHGLLHPEMGHIYVRRHQHDSFAGACPFHGDCLEGMAAGPSLQKRLGVAGKDLPEDHEVWDFISYYLAQALINYTMILSPEVILLGGGVMKQQQLFPKIRAQFANLLGGYIKRAPLPDNLDKYIRFPELGDFAGLYGALALAVPAEGKSQL from the coding sequence ATGTATATCGGAGGAATTGAAGCCGGCGGCACCAAAGTGAACTGCGCAGTCGGCACCACAGACGGCCGGATTATTGACCAAACTCAGTTTCCAACCACTACACCACAGGAAACGATTGCCCAAATGCTGAATTATTTTGCCGATAAGGAAATCGGTTCGCTGGGGGTGGCCAGCTTTGGCCCGATTGACCCCAATCCCGCTTCTCCCACTTACGGCTATATCTTAGATACGCCCAAGCCCCATTGGTCGCACTATAATTTGCTGGCTGATATTAAGCGGGCGCTGCCGGTTCCGGTCTTTTTTGACACGGACGTCAACGGCGCCGCTTTGGCCGAGCATTACTGGGGGGCCGCTAAGGGGCTGTCCGCCTGCGTTTATCTGACTGTCGGCACCGGTATCGGCGGCGGTGCTTATGTTGACGGCAAACTGATACATGGCTTGCTCCACCCGGAAATGGGGCATATTTATGTCCGCCGTCATCAGCATGACAGCTTTGCCGGGGCTTGTCCTTTTCATGGTGACTGTTTAGAGGGCATGGCAGCCGGACCATCACTGCAAAAACGGTTGGGCGTGGCCGGGAAAGACCTGCCAGAGGATCATGAGGTTTGGGATTTTATCAGCTATTATTTGGCACAGGCACTGATTAACTATACCATGATTCTGTCGCCGGAAGTCATTCTCTTAGGCGGCGGCGTAATGAAACAGCAGCAGCTTTTCCCCAAAATCCGAGCACAGTTTGCTAATCTTTTAGGCGGCTATATCAAGCGGGCGCCGCTGCCGGACAATTTGGACAAATATATCCGCTTCCCGGAACTGGGTGATTTTGCAGGGCTCTACGGCGCTTTGGCGCTGGCTGTGCCGGCGGAGGGGAAATCACAGCTTTGA